One stretch of Tepidibacter hydrothermalis DNA includes these proteins:
- a CDS encoding GyrI-like domain-containing protein, which translates to MKYEVVTLDKKVVVGKSIRTTNKNGQSMQDIGSMWKKFINEYIYESIKNKVDEKGIGLYTEYEGDATQSYTFMCCCEVTETDNGDGLDIKIINEGKYAKFTVKGNMVKVVGEAWCKIWNMDLDRKYDSDFELYHNDSEDINNQTIDIFISLN; encoded by the coding sequence ATGAAATATGAAGTAGTAACATTAGATAAGAAAGTTGTTGTTGGAAAATCAATTAGAACAACGAATAAAAATGGACAATCAATGCAGGATATTGGATCAATGTGGAAAAAATTTATTAATGAATATATATATGAGAGTATTAAAAATAAGGTTGATGAAAAAGGAATAGGGTTGTATACAGAATATGAGGGAGATGCAACACAATCTTATACGTTTATGTGCTGTTGCGAAGTTACAGAAACTGATAATGGTGATGGGCTTGATATAAAAATAATTAATGAAGGGAAGTATGCAAAGTTTACTGTTAAAGGTAATATGGTTAAAGTAGTAGGTGAAGCATGGTGCAAGATATGGAATATGGATTTGGATAGAAAATATGATAGTGATTTTGAATTATATCACAATGATTCAGAAGATATAAATAACCAAACTATAGATATATTTATATCGTTAAATTAA
- a CDS encoding helix-turn-helix transcriptional regulator: MKISKKLTPYKALADMIADSFGNKCEVIIHDLSTPQSSVVYVANGCVTGRQTGQSFDHLVKQVLLSKNFKNDYNANYIFKAENGKQIKSSTSLIRDENEEVIGAFCINFEIEDLMKMKSFLNNFFKEIEPYNNDNTGIQAEPFDNVTEVIDNIIDKTIGNTDLNNLKKKDSIRMLTFMFNKGIFLTKGSVDKVAEKLGISRVTVYSYLDEIKKNSNHQ, encoded by the coding sequence ATGAAGATATCGAAAAAATTAACACCTTATAAAGCTTTAGCTGATATGATAGCAGATTCTTTCGGAAATAAATGCGAAGTAATAATACATGATTTATCAACACCACAAAGTTCTGTTGTGTATGTTGCAAATGGATGTGTAACAGGTAGACAAACAGGACAATCATTTGACCATCTTGTCAAACAAGTTCTCCTATCAAAAAATTTCAAAAATGATTACAATGCTAATTACATTTTTAAAGCCGAAAATGGAAAACAAATAAAATCCTCCACATCTCTTATAAGAGATGAAAACGAAGAAGTAATAGGAGCATTTTGCATAAATTTCGAAATCGAAGATTTAATGAAAATGAAAAGTTTTTTAAATAATTTTTTCAAGGAAATAGAGCCATATAATAACGATAATACTGGAATTCAAGCAGAACCTTTTGATAATGTAACCGAAGTAATAGATAACATAATTGATAAAACAATAGGTAATACAGATTTAAATAACCTTAAAAAAAAGGATAGCATTAGAATGTTGACATTTATGTTCAATAAAGGAATTTTTCTTACTAAAGGCTCTGTTGATAAAGTAGCAGAAAAACTTGGTATCTCAAGAGTTACAGTCTATTCATATTTAGATGAAATAAAAAAAAATTCAAATCATCAGTAG
- a CDS encoding threonine synthase produces the protein MKYVCKKCENIYAPNPEVIKCECGGALWLDYEGKLKKSDIHQNDFTMWRYSAAYPVKREDVKISFGEGLTPFSTIDYKEYEIIVKQDNLMPTGSFKDRGVAMVTNYLNNLGVTKFTEDSSGNGGSAFAGYCALGRIDCKIFVPAGTSEGKIAQMKVYGANLVEVEGTRAHVASEAMKSIDGSIYVGHNWHPFFVHGVKSVAYEMWEQNGFKAPDNVICVAGNGSMIIGVYLGFKELLDSDEIDRMPKIYGIQADNYNTLYREFVGDDIEFKPLPTIAEGISIYKSTKHEEVVEFVKKTKGKFISVTEDEIKNALLEIGEKGFYIEPTSAAAFAGLNRLIDEKIIDKSEQTAIIISGNGLKATDKIMKLL, from the coding sequence ATGAAATATGTATGTAAAAAATGTGAAAATATATATGCGCCTAATCCAGAAGTGATAAAGTGTGAATGTGGAGGCGCTCTATGGCTTGATTATGAAGGTAAGCTAAAAAAATCAGATATTCACCAAAATGATTTTACTATGTGGAGATATTCAGCAGCGTACCCTGTTAAAAGAGAAGATGTTAAAATTTCTTTTGGTGAAGGATTAACACCTTTTTCTACTATTGATTATAAAGAGTATGAGATTATAGTTAAACAAGATAATCTAATGCCAACGGGTTCGTTTAAAGATAGAGGAGTAGCAATGGTGACTAATTATCTTAATAATCTTGGTGTAACTAAATTTACAGAAGATTCAAGTGGCAATGGGGGCTCTGCATTTGCAGGTTATTGTGCTCTAGGACGAATTGATTGTAAAATATTTGTTCCAGCTGGAACTTCTGAAGGAAAAATAGCGCAAATGAAAGTTTATGGAGCGAATTTAGTTGAAGTAGAAGGAACACGAGCACATGTTGCAAGTGAAGCTATGAAAAGCATTGATGGAAGTATTTATGTTGGACATAATTGGCATCCCTTTTTTGTTCATGGAGTTAAATCTGTTGCTTATGAAATGTGGGAGCAAAATGGATTTAAGGCTCCTGATAATGTAATATGTGTTGCAGGGAATGGAAGTATGATAATTGGTGTTTATTTAGGATTCAAAGAATTATTAGATTCTGATGAAATTGATAGAATGCCAAAAATATATGGTATTCAAGCTGACAACTATAATACATTATATCGTGAGTTTGTAGGAGATGACATTGAGTTTAAACCATTACCAACAATTGCTGAAGGTATATCTATTTACAAATCGACTAAACATGAAGAGGTTGTAGAGTTTGTAAAAAAAACAAAGGGTAAGTTTATAAGCGTAACAGAAGATGAAATCAAAAATGCACTTCTAGAAATTGGTGAAAAAGGATTTTATATAGAACCAACATCTGCAGCAGCATTTGCAGGTCTTAATAGATTAATTGATGAAAAGATAATTGACAAAAGTGAACAGACGGCCATCATAATATCTGGGAACGGATTAAAAGCAACCGATAAAATAATGAAATTATTGTAG
- a CDS encoding RidA family protein, whose protein sequence is MKSISTNNALKPAGHYSQAIVHNDIIYISGQFAINPITGEKEHGTINEQVERVLSNIELILKEAGSCKNKIIKMTIYISDLELWDEVNDTYSKFFKHHKPARVIISSRELHFGFSVEIDAIGYI, encoded by the coding sequence ATGAAATCAATATCAACAAATAATGCATTGAAACCAGCTGGGCACTACTCACAAGCAATAGTTCATAACGATATAATATATATATCTGGACAATTTGCAATAAATCCTATAACGGGTGAGAAAGAGCATGGAACTATCAATGAACAAGTTGAAAGAGTGCTAAGTAACATTGAATTGATACTTAAGGAAGCCGGAAGTTGTAAGAATAAAATCATTAAGATGACGATATATATTTCAGATTTAGAATTATGGGATGAAGTTAATGATACTTACAGTAAGTTTTTTAAACATCATAAACCTGCGAGGGTAATAATTTCAAGTAGAGAACTGCACTTTGGATTTTCTGTTGAAATTGATGCTATAGGTTATATTTAA
- a CDS encoding metallophosphoesterase family protein, with protein MKIGIISDTHGLLRDEVVQHLQGCEYIFHAGDIGSEELLYDLQEIGHVYAVRGNVDREKWGYTLPFKVSGVIDNLRFCMVHDKKDIPKNLENIDLIIYGHSHKYEDKEIQGVRYFNPGSCGKKRFSLPLSMGIGEINGERILFEKINIM; from the coding sequence ATGAAAATTGGAATTATATCAGATACGCATGGCTTATTAAGGGACGAGGTTGTACAGCATCTTCAAGGATGTGAATATATTTTTCATGCAGGAGATATAGGAAGTGAAGAACTTTTATACGACTTACAAGAAATTGGGCATGTATATGCTGTTCGTGGTAATGTTGATAGAGAAAAATGGGGATATACTCTTCCTTTTAAAGTAAGTGGTGTTATAGATAACTTGAGGTTTTGTATGGTACATGATAAGAAAGACATTCCTAAAAATTTAGAGAATATTGACTTGATTATTTATGGTCATTCCCATAAATATGAGGATAAAGAGATACAAGGTGTACGTTATTTCAATCCTGGTAGTTGTGGAAAAAAGAGATTTTCGTTACCATTATCTATGGGAATAGGTGAGATAAATGGAGAAAGAATACTGTTTGAGAAGATAAATATTATGTAA
- a CDS encoding TSUP family transporter: MIFKLLFLCFSGFLAAFVDSIAGGGGLISIPAFLIAGIPPHLALGTNKFCSTTASFTSSLSFAKSGKVNFSILKYFIPFTLIGAILGVNTVLMIDQNKLQSLVLVMILFVGLYSLFSKSIGKEDKFTGLNKKNLILGILLCLCLGFYDGFFGPGTGSFLIFGLISVFGFDFTKAAGNARVLNFTSNITALLIFAFNSQINYYYGIPVALCMIMGAKFGTKLALDKGSKLIKPIFVTMSLAVAGKMILDIIN; encoded by the coding sequence ATGATTTTTAAGTTATTATTTTTATGTTTCTCAGGTTTTCTAGCTGCATTTGTAGATTCAATAGCTGGTGGAGGAGGTCTTATAAGCATACCTGCATTTTTAATAGCGGGTATTCCCCCTCACTTAGCACTTGGAACAAATAAGTTTTGTTCTACAACCGCATCATTTACCAGTAGTTTAAGCTTTGCTAAATCTGGCAAAGTTAATTTTTCCATATTGAAATATTTTATACCATTCACTTTAATAGGAGCTATACTTGGAGTTAACACAGTTCTTATGATAGACCAAAACAAACTACAATCATTAGTTTTAGTAATGATATTATTCGTAGGTTTATATAGTCTATTCTCAAAATCAATAGGAAAAGAAGATAAGTTTACTGGACTTAATAAGAAAAATCTTATATTAGGAATATTACTTTGTTTGTGTCTTGGATTTTACGATGGTTTTTTCGGTCCAGGTACTGGTTCATTTTTAATATTCGGACTTATAAGTGTTTTTGGATTTGATTTTACAAAAGCTGCAGGAAATGCGAGAGTTTTAAACTTTACAAGCAATATTACAGCTTTATTAATATTCGCTTTTAACTCTCAAATAAACTATTACTACGGTATTCCTGTGGCACTATGTATGATTATGGGTGCAAAATTTGGTACAAAACTTGCTCTAGACAAAGGATCAAAACTCATAAAACCTATATTTGTAACTATGTCATTAGCAGTAGCGGGTAAGATGATACTGGATATTATTAACTAA
- a CDS encoding BCCT family transporter — protein MILNKKDNKVFIISIFLVLSIVLWCLLAPNTFNIMANNALDFLVGEFGWVYLISMTLFLMFSIILAFSKYGNIRLGDNNSKPEYSYISWFSMLFSAGMGIGLVFWGVAEPLNHYVDPMGIEGGSELAKSFAIKKSFMHWGLHPWAVYSILGLSLAYIQFRKKYPCLISNIFIPFFGKDVSNKGIGKSIDILAIFATIGGAATSLGLGTLQINSGLNYLFNIPESSLVQTIIILIVTILFIISAVGGVDKGIKILSNLNVLMAMVLLLLSIMIGPSFDILHTFFIGLKDYSIDLVLELNPFEKPDWYKSWTIFYWAWWISWAPFVGTFIARISKGRTIREFIIGVLLAPSIVSFLWFSTFGTMAINLGINTANSAILKTSTAFFIIMNNYPLGTLISIVAIILLCTFFVTSADSATFVLGMMSSNGNLNPSNKTKITWGILQSLLALSLLLSGGLNMLQTISIVAAFPFIFVILSSILCLVKFLIQENI, from the coding sequence TTGATTTTAAACAAAAAAGATAACAAAGTATTTATAATTTCAATTTTTTTAGTACTATCAATAGTTTTATGGTGCCTTTTAGCTCCTAATACATTTAATATTATGGCAAACAATGCTTTAGATTTTTTAGTAGGTGAATTCGGATGGGTTTATTTAATAAGTATGACTTTATTTTTAATGTTTAGTATAATACTAGCATTTAGTAAATACGGAAATATAAGATTAGGAGATAATAACTCCAAACCAGAATACAGCTATATATCTTGGTTTTCGATGTTATTTAGTGCCGGTATGGGAATTGGTCTTGTATTTTGGGGAGTTGCCGAACCACTTAATCATTATGTAGATCCTATGGGAATTGAAGGTGGATCAGAATTAGCCAAAAGTTTTGCTATAAAAAAATCATTCATGCATTGGGGTCTTCACCCATGGGCTGTATACAGTATATTAGGTTTATCTCTTGCATATATACAATTCAGAAAAAAATATCCTTGTTTGATAAGTAATATCTTTATTCCCTTCTTTGGAAAAGATGTTTCTAATAAAGGAATTGGTAAGTCAATAGATATTTTAGCAATTTTTGCTACTATAGGAGGTGCTGCTACTTCTCTAGGTCTTGGAACACTTCAAATAAACAGCGGTCTTAACTATTTATTCAATATACCAGAAAGTTCTCTAGTACAAACTATTATCATATTAATAGTTACAATTCTATTCATAATATCAGCTGTAGGTGGAGTTGATAAAGGCATAAAAATACTCTCTAATTTAAATGTATTAATGGCCATGGTTTTACTTTTATTATCTATAATGATAGGACCTTCATTTGATATACTACATACATTTTTCATAGGCTTAAAAGATTATTCTATCGATCTTGTACTAGAATTAAATCCATTCGAAAAACCGGATTGGTATAAATCTTGGACTATTTTTTATTGGGCTTGGTGGATATCATGGGCTCCATTTGTAGGAACTTTTATAGCTAGAATTTCAAAAGGAAGAACAATAAGAGAATTTATAATAGGAGTTTTATTAGCTCCTTCAATAGTTTCATTTTTATGGTTTTCAACATTTGGAACTATGGCTATAAATCTAGGAATAAATACAGCAAACAGTGCTATTTTAAAAACTTCAACTGCATTTTTTATCATTATGAATAACTATCCATTAGGAACATTGATATCCATAGTAGCAATAATACTTCTTTGTACATTTTTTGTTACATCCGCAGATTCAGCGACATTTGTTCTAGGTATGATGTCTTCTAATGGTAATTTAAATCCAAGTAATAAAACAAAGATAACTTGGGGAATATTACAATCATTACTTGCACTATCTTTACTTTTATCAGGAGGCCTTAATATGCTTCAAACTATTTCTATAGTTGCAGCCTTTCCATTTATATTTGTAATATTGTCATCTATATTATGCTTAGTTAAATTTCTAATACAAGAAAACATTTAA
- a CDS encoding class II SORL domain-containing protein, protein MKSLKEFLQTGDFKGEKHVPVIHVPENIEKDKEFDLRVSIGDEIKHPNTLEHHIAWVKVFFKGENDKFPVEIANFNFSAHGESNNSTQPVGVTSVKLDKSGTIHALSYCNIHGLWENSECVEVK, encoded by the coding sequence ATGAAAAGTTTAAAAGAATTTTTGCAAACTGGAGATTTTAAAGGAGAAAAACACGTACCTGTTATACATGTACCTGAAAATATAGAAAAAGATAAAGAATTTGATTTAAGAGTATCTATAGGAGATGAAATAAAACATCCTAACACTTTAGAGCATCATATAGCTTGGGTTAAAGTATTCTTCAAAGGAGAAAATGATAAATTTCCTGTTGAAATAGCTAATTTTAATTTTTCAGCTCACGGAGAATCTAACAACTCTACTCAACCAGTAGGAGTTACAAGCGTTAAACTTGATAAATCTGGAACTATCCATGCTCTTAGTTACTGTAATATACATGGTCTTTGGGAAAACAGTGAATGTGTAGAAGTTAAATAA
- a CDS encoding YabP/YqfC family sporulation protein, whose product MVNLPNDLQIDLPRVTTISNKCINIENYISVMEYSKQMIKVNTKVNVLKIEGENLIIKYITEDDLCIEGKIYSVEYWV is encoded by the coding sequence ATGGTTAACTTGCCTAATGATTTACAAATCGATTTGCCAAGGGTTACTACCATTAGTAATAAATGTATTAATATAGAAAATTATATAAGCGTTATGGAATATTCTAAACAGATGATAAAAGTTAATACAAAGGTAAATGTATTAAAAATAGAAGGAGAAAACCTTATTATAAAATATATAACTGAGGATGATTTATGTATTGAGGGAAAAATATACTCTGTTGAATACTGGGTTTAA
- the yqfD gene encoding sporulation protein YqfD yields the protein MWQYIKGFCVVTIEGLNLEKFINNLAKNKIYIFNIKRISETKIEAYVYKEDVKELISIYRKSNYNLKIKRSVGLPFFMKRVYKRKTLLFGGILSIFILLFLTTFITNVYIDCPEGIDKKALRSEIYKCGLKPGTNKYIINKKDIRDSILYKFNSVAYISINIQGTSAFVDIVKKAEEPKENSKINCNIIAKKDGIIEKVIPRSGESLIKKGDIVKTGDVLIAGGNLMAKGEVWAKTFYEITEKVEYTNKSKYRTGKNKKIFKIKIYDKEFITNKNIDYKQYDVKTKDFKINYKNFEFPIQVQVDTFYEVNIKKNDKDLNAIKNTLKSKALKKMDYLLPVQARIIDKNENYNVEKNILKFTVIIQTLEDIGKYEQVEGGNYTDDKLQDTDRE from the coding sequence TTGTGGCAATATATTAAAGGATTTTGCGTTGTTACTATAGAAGGTTTGAATTTAGAAAAATTCATAAACAATTTGGCTAAAAATAAAATTTATATATTTAATATAAAAAGGATATCTGAAACAAAAATAGAAGCCTATGTATACAAAGAGGATGTTAAAGAGCTTATAAGTATTTATAGAAAATCTAACTATAATTTAAAGATTAAAAGATCAGTTGGACTTCCATTTTTTATGAAGAGAGTTTATAAAAGAAAAACTCTTCTATTTGGAGGAATTTTATCCATATTTATATTATTGTTTCTGACAACGTTTATAACGAATGTGTATATAGACTGTCCTGAGGGAATAGATAAAAAAGCACTGAGAAGTGAAATTTATAAATGTGGTCTTAAACCTGGTACTAATAAATACATAATAAATAAAAAAGATATAAGAGATAGTATACTTTATAAGTTTAATTCAGTTGCATATATATCTATAAACATACAGGGAACTAGTGCTTTTGTAGATATAGTAAAAAAAGCTGAAGAGCCTAAAGAAAATAGTAAAATAAATTGTAATATAATTGCCAAAAAAGATGGTATAATAGAGAAAGTAATACCAAGAAGTGGAGAATCATTGATTAAAAAAGGTGATATAGTTAAAACTGGAGATGTACTAATAGCTGGTGGAAATCTTATGGCTAAAGGCGAGGTATGGGCAAAAACATTTTATGAAATAACAGAAAAAGTAGAGTATACAAACAAAAGTAAATATAGAACTGGAAAAAATAAAAAAATATTTAAGATAAAGATATATGACAAGGAATTTATCACAAATAAAAATATAGATTATAAACAGTACGATGTTAAGACAAAGGACTTTAAAATAAACTATAAAAACTTTGAATTTCCAATACAAGTTCAAGTAGATACTTTTTATGAAGTTAATATAAAGAAAAATGATAAGGACTTAAATGCGATTAAAAACACTCTTAAATCAAAAGCTTTAAAAAAAATGGATTATTTATTGCCTGTACAGGCAAGGATAATAGATAAAAATGAAAACTATAATGTAGAGAAGAATATATTAAAATTTACGGTTATTATACAAACCCTAGAAGATATAGGCAAGTATGAACAAGTAGAAGGAGGAAATTATACTGATGATAAATTGCAAGATACAGATAGAGAATGA
- a CDS encoding PhoH family protein — translation MMINCKIQIENDEFSKQLFGNLDENIKIIEKRINVDIVLRDGSIVLIGEEKNVELGKRLIKELEIMTEKGNQLNNQNISYCINLLFEGNEEKMQELSDDVIAFTIKSKPIQPKTLGQKKYINLIKENTVTFGIGPAGTGKTYLAVAMAARALKKDEVNRIVLTRPAVEAGETLGFLPGDLKDKVDPYLRPLYDALFEILGSEKFDRYMERGIIEVAPLAFMRGRTLDNAFIILDEAQNTTPEQMKMFLTRLGFGSKAVVTGDITQTDIPSNKKSGLLHAKEILKGVKGISICELTEKDVVRHELVQRIIKAYTKYEEKQEYKNTKKKNKN, via the coding sequence CTGATGATAAATTGCAAGATACAGATAGAGAATGATGAATTTTCAAAGCAATTATTTGGAAATCTTGATGAAAATATAAAAATTATAGAAAAACGCATTAATGTAGATATTGTCTTAAGAGATGGAAGTATAGTTCTAATAGGCGAAGAAAAAAATGTAGAATTGGGTAAAAGGCTTATTAAAGAGTTAGAAATTATGACTGAAAAGGGAAATCAATTAAATAATCAAAATATATCTTATTGTATAAACCTATTATTTGAGGGTAACGAAGAAAAAATGCAAGAATTATCTGATGATGTTATTGCTTTTACTATAAAGTCAAAGCCTATACAACCCAAAACTCTTGGGCAGAAAAAGTATATTAATTTAATAAAAGAAAATACTGTTACATTTGGAATTGGTCCTGCAGGTACTGGGAAAACTTATTTAGCTGTTGCCATGGCGGCAAGAGCACTCAAGAAAGATGAAGTGAATAGAATAGTTTTAACAAGACCTGCAGTTGAGGCTGGAGAGACCTTAGGTTTTTTACCAGGAGATTTAAAAGATAAAGTGGATCCATACTTAAGACCTTTGTATGATGCTTTATTTGAGATACTAGGATCTGAAAAGTTTGATAGATATATGGAAAGAGGGATAATAGAAGTAGCCCCGCTTGCATTTATGAGAGGAAGAACACTTGATAATGCCTTCATAATACTGGATGAAGCACAAAATACAACTCCAGAGCAGATGAAGATGTTTTTAACTAGGCTTGGATTTGGCTCAAAAGCTGTAGTAACAGGTGATATTACACAGACTGATATTCCAAGTAATAAAAAATCAGGACTTTTACATGCAAAAGAGATATTAAAAGGTGTAAAAGGAATATCTATTTGTGAACTGACAGAAAAGGATGTTGTAAGACATGAATTGGTCCAAAGAATAATAAAAGCTTACACTAAATACGAAGAAAAACAAGAGTATAAAAATACCAAAAAGAAAAATAAAAATTAG
- a CDS encoding HD family phosphohydrolase, with the protein MKFRKFSLALLFFIINFIVLFTFLAPQKYELKVGQRAQEDIKATKDIENKIETQKLIDKAVQQVQPVYKNNLTVQAEIKSDIEKFFSDINYINNSVINNGENGEPLDSKQKLESIQKKYPTISNKSIELALNMYKARLEKLKNYIFEIINQIMSTGITKEEVDYQKKNVSEFFEEIKTFNQNEKLLSIEIIDNYIRPNKFLDLEKTQEKTEQAKESVEKVVIPKGENIISKGEVITEEKLEILQSIGLVQKKGKEDFFVIIGLILIILILEALGALYINVFDKKILKDEKKLLLIILIISITMLISISLSKISLYIIPVAGASMLISILLNTNIAIISNLIISIMLYIATGDINILLISLVSGTFGAFANLEIAQRRNVIITGFKIGLLNLLIVMAMGFITTTNLKEPFINSLLSLLSGIISSIFVVGSLPLWEHYFDILTSLKLLELSSANNEILKRMLIETPGTYHHSIIVGNLAERACDKIGANSLFARVASYYHDMGKLSKPYFFKENQITTDNPHDKMSPIVSTKVIKEHVSYGVELAQKHKLPKEIINIIREHHGTTSVAYFYYKAKEMGMDVKEEDFRYKGPEPQSKEAAVIMMADSVEAAIRSIKEPSKEKIEDMIGKIVKGKLNDGQFDKSNLTLKELDLIKEAFIEVIMGMFHQRIEYPQEGGN; encoded by the coding sequence ATGAAATTTAGGAAGTTTTCCCTTGCTCTTTTGTTTTTTATAATTAACTTCATAGTATTATTTACATTTTTAGCTCCTCAAAAATACGAATTAAAAGTAGGACAAAGAGCCCAAGAGGATATAAAAGCCACAAAAGATATAGAAAACAAAATAGAAACACAAAAACTTATTGATAAGGCTGTTCAGCAAGTTCAACCTGTTTATAAAAACAATCTAACAGTTCAGGCTGAGATAAAATCGGATATAGAAAAGTTTTTTTCTGATATAAACTATATAAATAATTCTGTTATTAATAATGGTGAGAATGGAGAACCCTTAGATTCAAAGCAAAAACTAGAAAGTATACAGAAAAAGTATCCTACAATATCTAATAAATCTATAGAACTAGCTCTTAATATGTACAAAGCTAGACTTGAAAAATTAAAGAATTATATATTCGAGATAATAAACCAGATAATGAGTACTGGCATAACAAAAGAAGAAGTAGATTATCAAAAGAAAAATGTATCAGAGTTTTTTGAAGAAATAAAAACATTTAATCAAAATGAAAAGCTGTTAAGTATAGAAATAATAGATAATTATATAAGACCTAATAAGTTTTTGGACTTAGAAAAAACACAAGAAAAAACAGAGCAAGCAAAAGAGTCTGTTGAAAAGGTTGTAATACCAAAGGGTGAAAATATAATATCCAAGGGAGAAGTTATAACTGAAGAAAAATTGGAAATTTTACAGAGTATAGGACTTGTTCAAAAAAAGGGCAAAGAAGATTTCTTTGTTATAATAGGTTTAATACTGATAATACTTATACTTGAAGCTTTGGGAGCATTGTATATAAATGTTTTTGATAAAAAAATATTGAAAGATGAAAAGAAGCTATTACTAATAATATTGATTATCTCTATTACAATGTTAATTAGTATAAGCCTTAGTAAGATATCTTTATATATAATACCAGTTGCAGGAGCAAGTATGCTGATAAGTATACTTTTAAATACTAATATAGCTATAATATCAAACTTGATTATATCTATAATGCTTTATATAGCTACTGGTGATATAAATATATTATTAATATCATTAGTTTCTGGAACATTTGGGGCTTTTGCCAACCTAGAAATAGCTCAAAGAAGAAATGTAATAATTACAGGGTTTAAAATAGGACTTTTAAACTTATTGATTGTAATGGCAATGGGTTTTATAACTACAACAAACTTAAAAGAGCCTTTTATAAATTCATTACTGTCTTTATTATCAGGTATAATTTCGTCTATTTTCGTAGTTGGAAGCTTACCTCTTTGGGAACATTATTTTGATATACTGACAAGTCTTAAATTATTAGAACTATCAAGTGCTAATAATGAAATATTAAAAAGGATGTTAATAGAAACACCAGGTACATATCATCACAGTATAATAGTTGGAAATTTAGCAGAAAGAGCTTGTGATAAAATAGGAGCAAATTCGTTGTTTGCAAGAGTTGCTTCGTATTATCATGATATGGGAAAATTATCAAAACCGTATTTTTTCAAAGAAAATCAAATAACTACTGATAATCCTCATGATAAGATGTCTCCTATAGTAAGTACGAAGGTGATCAAAGAACATGTAAGCTATGGAGTAGAACTTGCTCAAAAACATAAATTGCCTAAAGAAATAATAAATATAATAAGAGAACATCATGGAACAACATCAGTTGCATATTTTTATTATAAGGCTAAAGAAATGGGAATGGATGTAAAGGAAGAGGACTTTAGATATAAAGGTCCAGAGCCTCAAAGTAAGGAAGCCGCTGTAATAATGATGGCAGATTCTGTAGAAGCTGCTATTAGAAGTATAAAAGAACCTAGTAAAGAAAAAATTGAAGACATGATAGGAAAAATAGTTAAAGGTAAATTAAATGATGGACAGTTCGATAAAAGTAACTTAACATTAAAAGAATTAGATTTGATAAAAGAAGCTTTTATAGAGGTTATCATGGGTATGTTTCATCAAAGAATAGAATACCCACAAGAAGGAGGAAATTAA
- the ybeY gene encoding rRNA maturation RNase YbeY: protein MQLIMDNRQDKIEVRDELMNTIKNVTKECLKYEGFDEDYEISLSFVDNDEIHKLNKLYRGIDRETDVLSFPLIGDDEFDIELEEKALGDIVISMEKALEQSKEYNHSYEREVAFLVCHSMFHLMGYDHDTEENTKIMRSKEEAVLVKLGIVRM, encoded by the coding sequence ATGCAGTTAATAATGGATAATAGACAAGATAAAATAGAAGTAAGAGATGAATTAATGAATACTATAAAGAATGTAACAAAAGAGTGCTTAAAGTATGAAGGTTTTGATGAGGATTATGAAATAAGCTTGTCATTTGTAGATAACGACGAAATACATAAGTTGAATAAATTGTATAGAGGAATAGATAGAGAAACAGATGTATTGTCATTTCCATTAATAGGAGATGATGAGTTTGACATAGAGCTTGAGGAAAAAGCTCTTGGAGATATTGTAATATCTATGGAAAAAGCTCTGGAACAAAGCAAGGAATACAATCATTCTTATGAAAGAGAAGTTGCTTTTTTGGTTTGTCATAGCATGTTTCATTTAATGGGGTATGATCATGATACAGAAGAAAACACAAAAATTATGAGATCAAAGGAAGAAGCTGTTTTAGTTAAACTTGGAATAGTGAGGATGTAA